The Argentina anserina chromosome 3, drPotAnse1.1, whole genome shotgun sequence genome includes a region encoding these proteins:
- the LOC126787578 gene encoding uncharacterized protein LOC126787578, producing MGTLIGHVIPGFGFVLIGLWHLFNHIKLHIQRPNSYTTPIWFPASKFKYLELLLIIIGSSASVAMELFVAPEKHQPFDNDRTIPSKHLHNFEDATISMTFLVYASFAIVLDKLAPRARHGLTQILGAIAFGQQLLLFHLQSTNHNRPEGQYHLLLQLVILVSFVPTLMRLGFPRSFLISFVRSLSIFFQSIWLMVMGFMLWTPELNSGFLYHLAKFHGLSRDDPNQHLTMFQFNCETMCPRRADIQIVKMRVFPYSSEDRVQKWLFEVPAGRVTSWTKMVNAFLSKYFHS from the coding sequence ATGGGTACTTTGATAGGGCATGTAATACCAGGCTTTGGGTTTGTATTAATTGGATTATGGCACCTTTTCAACCACATAAAGCTCCATATTCAACGTCCCAACTCCTACACAACACCAATATGGTTTCCCGCCTCCAAGTTCAAGTACTTGGAGCTCTTGTTGATCATCATAGGTTCATCAGCCTCTGTTGCCATGGAACTCTTCGTCGCCCCCGAGAAACACCAACCGTTTGACAACGACAGAACCATCCCTTCAAAACATCTCCACAACTTCGAGGACGCAACGATATCCATGACCTTCTTGGTCTACGCTTCCTTCGCTATCGTTCTCGACAAGTTAGCTCCTCGAGCTCGCCATGGTCTTACCCAAATCCTCGGAGCCATAGCCTTTGGTCAGCAACTACTACTTTTTCATCTTCAGTCTACTAACCACAACAGACCTGAGGGCCAGTACCACTTGCTTCTTCAGCTTGTTATTCTTGTCTCCTTTGTCCCAACCCTAATGAGACTTGGTTTCCCGAGGAGCTTCTTGATTAGCTTTGTGAGGTCACTCAGCATATTCTTCCAAAGTATCTGGCTTATGGTCATGGGGTTTATGCTTTGGACACCTGAGTTGAATAGTGGGTTCCTATATCATTTGGCTAAATTTCATGGACTCTCAAGAGATGACCCTAATCAACATCTTACTATGTTCCAGTTCAACTGTGAGACCATGTGCCCCAGAAGAGCTGATATTCAGATAGTGAagatgagagtgtttccatatTCATCAGAGGATCGAGTTCAAAAGTGGTTGTTTGAGGTACCTGCTGGTCGTGTTACTTCATGGACAAAAATGGTGAATGCGTTTTTGTCGAAGTATTTTCACTCATGA